In the genome of Halosolutus amylolyticus, the window ACGCCGGCGACGGGAAAGTGGAAGCTCCGCCGGTGCTCGAGGACGAGATCGAGGTCGGGCGCGAGGCCGCCGAGGATCGCGCCGACGGCGAGCGGACCGGCGAACTCCGGCGCGGCGTAGGCGACGGGGGCGACGGCTGCGAGCCCCGCGAACGCGTGCGTCGTCGCCATCATGGCTCGGCGTAGGCGGCCGATCGCCAAAACGCTACGCGAAACGGCAGGGGAAACGGCGCCGATCGGGTCCTCGCCCCTCGAGTGCGATCCCGGAGCGGAACGATCGCCGGGAGAGAGCGATCGCGTCGAGCCCGCTTCGACCGTGCGAGTGCTTGCGTCCGGCTTATCGGCGCGGCAGTGGAATCACGATCATGGATCAGTCCGAGCGATCGCGAGAAGTCGAGACGCGAACGCGCCGACGTTTCATCGGGACGGCGACGGCGGCCGCGACGACCGCCCTCCTAGCGGGCTGTGGCGGCCCCGGCGAAGAGGGAGGCGGAGAAGAGGACGACGGCGAACCGGAGGCCGAAGAGGGGACGGGCAACGGTCAGGAGCGGGACGAGGACGAGGACATGGGGAACGAGTCGGACAACGAGTCGGACGACGCCGAGAACGAGACTGACAACGAAACTGACGACGGAGGGTAGGCGGGCGGAGCCCGATCGAATCGCGTCACTCGATATGTTCGCCCTGGTAGCTGCCGTCGTAGACGTCCTCGTGGTTCGCCTCGGCGAACACCAGCTGGGCGATCCGGGCCCCGCGTTCGATCTCGACGTCGTGGTGGACCTGCAACAGACCCTCGCCGCGGCCCTCGTAGCCGGCGTCCCAGACCGCCGTGTTGAGCATACAGGAGTTGCGCATGAGCGACGATCGCGGGTAGACGAAGCCGACGTGACCCTCCGGGATCGCGATCCGCTCGCCGTAGCGGGCGACGTAGGCTCCCTCGGGGAGGTAGTAGGTGTCGGGATCCTTCTGCTCGAGTTCCTCGAGCGGGCGGGCGATCCGATCGCCGATCTGCTTGTCGTCCCGGCCGATCCGACCGGGTTCCAGTTGCTCGAAGACGACGTCGACGGTGAGATCGACGCCGTTGGGCTGGACCTGCTCCTCGTCGATCGGCGAGACGTGGTCGGCGACGAACGCACCTGAACGGAACATATCCACGCAACGCCCCGGAAGTGAGATAAGCCGTTCGTTCGCCGACGGTCCTCGCGAACCGCCGACGGACAGCGGCCAGCCGACAGGGGGATCCGATCGGCGACGCCGGCGAACGACGAATCTCGGTCGGCGACGACGGCGGACGGAGGTTTCGATCGATCGCGTCCCGTTCGACGGGCGTCCAGTGAGCTGGCAAAAATTACTCGAAAACTGCTATACTGGCGGGGAATTCACACGGTCGATCCCTACAGAAACACGCTGGTTTTATCAGGACGGACAGCCGAGATTCGGGTGCTATGGGACAGACTCTTACCGAAAAGGTTCTCGACGACCACCTCGTCGAGGGCGAACTCGAGACCGGCGAGGAGATCGGGATCGAGATCGACCAGGTACTCACCCAGGACACGACAGGCACGATGGTCTGGCTCCAGTTCGAGGCGATGGGGCTGGACGAGGTCCAGACCGAAATCGCCGCCCAGTACTGCGACCACCAGACCTACCAGTTCGACTTCAAGAACACCGACGACCACCGTTTCCTGCGTTCTGCGGCCGGCAAATACGGCGCTCACTTCTCTCGCCCCGGTAACGGTATCTGTCACAACGTCCACCGCGAGAACTTCGCGGCCCCCGGCAAGACGCTGCTGGGTTCGGACTCTCACACCCCGACCCCCGGCGGCCTCGGCCAGCTCGCGATCGGTGCCGGCGGGATCGACGTCACCGTCGCGATGGGTGGCGCACCCTACTACATCGAGATGCCCGAGATCGTCAACGTCCGACTCGAGGGCGAACTCCCCGAGTGGGCCACCGCGAAGGACATCATCCTCGAGATGCTGCGACGTCTCTCCGTGAAGGGCGGCGTCGGCAAGATCCTCGAGTACACCGGGCCCGGCGTCGAGACGCTCACCGCGCCCGAGCGGATGACCATTACCAACATGGGCACGGAACTCGGCGCGACCACGTCGATCTTCCCGACCGACGAGCAGACCCAGGACTACCTGGAACGCGTCGGCCGCGGCGACGAGTACGTCGAACTCCAGCCCGACGAGGACGCCGAGTACGACGACGAGATCGTCGTCGACCTCTCGGATCTCGAACCGCTGATCGCCCAGCCGTCGATGCCGGACAACGTCGTCCCCGTCAGCGAGGCGGCCGGCCAGTCCGTCGAGCAGGTCATCGTCGGCTCCTGTACCAACGGCGGCTACGAGGACATCCTCCCCGTCGCGAAGATGCTCGAGGGCCGCGAAGTCTCGATGGAGACCGAGACGATCGTCGCCCCCGGATCCAAACAGGCCTCCGAGATGCTCGCCCGCGAGGGGTGGGTCGCGGAGATGATGGCCGCCGGCGTCAACTTCTCCGAGGCCACCTGCGGTGCGTGTATCGGGATCGGTCACGTGCCGTCCTCCGACTCCGTCTCGCTGCGGACCTTCAACCGCAACTTCGAGGGTCGCTCCGGCATCGAGGACGACAACGTCTACCTCTGTTCGCCGGAGGTCGCGGCCGCCGCCGCGATCAAGGGCGAAATCGTCGATCCGCGGGACCTGGCGGACGAACTCGGCGACCTCGAGGCCCCCGGCGTCGAACTCCCCGACGAGTACACCGGCTCCAAGACCGACCTCATCAGCCCCGACGAGGCCGTCGACGACGAACTCATCAAGGGCCCGAACATCGGTGACGTCCCGCTGAAGGATCAGTTGGGCTCCGACATCGAAGGCGAGGCGCTGCTCAAGATGGAGGACAACATCACGACCGACCACATCATCCCTGCGACCCAGGACATCCTGATGTACCGGTCGAACGTCCCCAAACTGAGCGAGTTCACGCTCTCGCGCGTCGACGACACCTTCGCCGAGCGCGCGCTCGAGGCCGACGGCGGCTTCCTCGTCGCCGGCGAGAACTACGGGCAGGGCTCCTCGCGCGAACACGCCGCCCTCTGTCCGATGTACCTCGGCATCGAGGGCGTCCTCGCACAGAGCTTCGCGCGCATCCACCGCGCGAACCTCTTCAACTTCGGCATCGTCCCGCTGACGATCGACGAGGAGACCTACGAGTCGATCGACCAGGGCGACGAGATCGAGATCGTCGACGACGTCTACGACGCCGTCACCTCCGGCCAGGAGGAGTTCACGGTCCGCGTCGGCGACGAGGAGTTCACCGCGACGCTCGACGCCTCCGAGCGCGAACGCGACATCCTCGCCGCCGGTGGCAAACTCGCCTGGACGAAAGAACAGGCCGAGGGAAGCGGCGCCGCACCCGCCGACGACTGATCGCGCCACGACGCTTCGATTCTCCCTTTTTTGACGGCGCCGACGGACAGTCGCTACTGGGCCCGAAAAGAACGGCTGGACGTTCGGTGAGCTATTCAACAGCGGGTCCGTACGATCCGGATATGGACTCGACATCGCAGGACGTTCTCGTCGAACTGCTCGAGACGCCCTCGCCATCGGGCTTCGAAACCCGCGGACAGCGCGTCTGGATGGACTACGTCGAACAGTTCGCGGACGACGTCCGGACGGACGCCTACGGGAACGCCATCGCCGTCCACGAGGGCGACCCCGACGCACCGGAAGTAGTTCTCACCGGCCACGCCGACGAGATCGGCTTCATCGTCAGATCGATCGACGAGGACGGGTTCGTCAGGCCGGGTCGAATCGGCGGCAGCGATCCGTCGGTTTCCCAGGGCCAGCACGTGACGATTCACGCCGCGGACGGTCCCGTCGAGGGTGTCGTCGGGCAGACGGCGATCCACCTTCGCGAGGAGGACGACGACACCGAAATCTCGGACCTCTGGATCGACATCGGGGCCGAGAGCGAGGACGAAGCGACCGAGCGCCTCGATATCGGCGACCCGATCACGTTCTCGTCGACGGTTTCCTGGCTTTCGGAGACGCGTCTCGCCGCCCGCGGGCTCGACAATCGCGTCGGGACGTGGGCCGCCGCCGAGGGCTTCCGGCAG includes:
- a CDS encoding deoxyuridine 5'-triphosphate nucleotidohydrolase, producing the protein MFRSGAFVADHVSPIDEEQVQPNGVDLTVDVVFEQLEPGRIGRDDKQIGDRIARPLEELEQKDPDTYYLPEGAYVARYGERIAIPEGHVGFVYPRSSLMRNSCMLNTAVWDAGYEGRGEGLLQVHHDVEIERGARIAQLVFAEANHEDVYDGSYQGEHIE
- a CDS encoding aconitate hydratase — protein: MGQTLTEKVLDDHLVEGELETGEEIGIEIDQVLTQDTTGTMVWLQFEAMGLDEVQTEIAAQYCDHQTYQFDFKNTDDHRFLRSAAGKYGAHFSRPGNGICHNVHRENFAAPGKTLLGSDSHTPTPGGLGQLAIGAGGIDVTVAMGGAPYYIEMPEIVNVRLEGELPEWATAKDIILEMLRRLSVKGGVGKILEYTGPGVETLTAPERMTITNMGTELGATTSIFPTDEQTQDYLERVGRGDEYVELQPDEDAEYDDEIVVDLSDLEPLIAQPSMPDNVVPVSEAAGQSVEQVIVGSCTNGGYEDILPVAKMLEGREVSMETETIVAPGSKQASEMLAREGWVAEMMAAGVNFSEATCGACIGIGHVPSSDSVSLRTFNRNFEGRSGIEDDNVYLCSPEVAAAAAIKGEIVDPRDLADELGDLEAPGVELPDEYTGSKTDLISPDEAVDDELIKGPNIGDVPLKDQLGSDIEGEALLKMEDNITTDHIIPATQDILMYRSNVPKLSEFTLSRVDDTFAERALEADGGFLVAGENYGQGSSREHAALCPMYLGIEGVLAQSFARIHRANLFNFGIVPLTIDEETYESIDQGDEIEIVDDVYDAVTSGQEEFTVRVGDEEFTATLDASERERDILAAGGKLAWTKEQAEGSGAAPADD
- a CDS encoding M20/M25/M40 family metallo-hydrolase, with translation MDSTSQDVLVELLETPSPSGFETRGQRVWMDYVEQFADDVRTDAYGNAIAVHEGDPDAPEVVLTGHADEIGFIVRSIDEDGFVRPGRIGGSDPSVSQGQHVTIHAADGPVEGVVGQTAIHLREEDDDTEISDLWIDIGAESEDEATERLDIGDPITFSSTVSWLSETRLAARGLDNRVGTWAAAEGFRQAVNAGTEATVYAVSTVQEEVGVKGAQMVGFDLEPDAVVAVDVGHAVDYPSAPSEKTSRMELGEGPALGRGSTNHPVLFEALRSIADDRDVEVQVEALGLGTGTDADGFFTAAGGIPSQVVSVPNRYMHTPVEVIDTDDLEAVATLLGAFASNAHEFAPFAVDI